Proteins encoded together in one Deltaproteobacteria bacterium window:
- the sctR gene encoding type III secretion system export apparatus subunit SctR, with the protein MKSPLQVLLRRLIPLAIVLGAVGSGGLAWAARASHAAASTAATTVSPEVTSALTNNSFGGKPLVLLVALAAMALLPFVLLMVTSFVKIAVVLSIVRSALGTQQIPPTQVITGLAIILTVYIMAPVALQMYRATGNLADNNGELFSEKSVPLLLDAANKAKEPLRNWLEKHATEKDRTLFYSLAKRMREGPDKDSVTERDFLIIVPSFVISELKQAFQIGFILFVPFIVIDMVVANILLALGMHMLSPTTISMPFKLLLFVLVDGWYLIAKGLVIGYL; encoded by the coding sequence ATGAAAAGCCCGCTCCAGGTCTTGCTCCGCAGGCTCATTCCGCTGGCGATCGTGCTCGGGGCCGTCGGGTCGGGCGGGCTGGCCTGGGCCGCGCGCGCGTCGCACGCCGCCGCGAGCACCGCCGCCACCACCGTCAGCCCCGAGGTGACGAGCGCGCTCACCAACAACAGCTTCGGGGGCAAGCCGCTGGTGCTGCTCGTCGCGCTGGCGGCGATGGCGCTCCTGCCCTTCGTGCTCTTGATGGTGACGAGCTTCGTGAAGATCGCGGTGGTGCTCTCGATCGTCCGCAGCGCGCTGGGAACGCAGCAGATCCCGCCGACCCAGGTGATCACCGGTCTGGCGATCATCCTCACCGTCTACATCATGGCGCCCGTGGCCCTGCAGATGTACCGCGCGACCGGCAACCTCGCGGACAACAACGGCGAGCTCTTCAGCGAGAAGAGCGTGCCGCTGCTCCTCGACGCGGCCAACAAGGCGAAGGAGCCGCTGCGCAACTGGCTGGAGAAGCACGCCACCGAGAAGGACCGCACGCTCTTCTACTCGCTGGCGAAGCGCATGCGAGAGGGCCCGGACAAGGACAGCGTCACCGAGCGCGACTTCCTCATCATCGTGCCCAGCTTCGTGATCAGCGAGCTGAAGCAGGCGTTCCAGATTGGGTTCATCCTCTTCGTGCCGTTCATCGTCATCGACATGGTGGTCGCGAACATCCTGCTCGCCCTGGGCATGCACATGCTCTCGCCCACCACGATCTCCATGCCGTTCAAGCTGCTGCTCTTCGTCCTCGTCGATGGGTGGTACCTCATCGCCAAGGGCCTGGTCATTGGCTACCTGTGA
- the fliQ gene encoding flagellar biosynthesis protein FliQ, whose amino-acid sequence MVTEFISQITRESLYLVITASMPPIIISLIVGLAVSIFQATTQIQEQTLTFAPKLVVVFGVLALAGPWIGSQLVRFTFEVFDRFPQFVH is encoded by the coding sequence ATGGTCACCGAGTTCATCAGCCAGATCACGCGCGAGTCGCTGTACCTGGTCATCACCGCGTCGATGCCGCCCATCATCATCAGCTTGATCGTGGGCCTCGCCGTCTCGATCTTCCAGGCCACCACGCAGATCCAGGAGCAGACGCTCACCTTCGCGCCCAAGCTGGTCGTCGTGTTCGGCGTGTTGGCGCTCGCGGGGCCGTGGATTGGCTCGCAGCTGGTGCGCTTCACCTTCGAAGTCTTCGACCGCTTCCCGCAATTCGTGCACTGA